tttatactAAACGTACACACATCTGTGATCGGAGTGAAAAAAAGGACATGACATTTAAGGCATCAACATTCCCTTAGTGCGAGAAGCCCACACCAAGACAGCAGCATCTTCACAAGACATCGTCTTAAAAACATCTGTAGCCCAAATTACAGCATCGTACAACAATAGCTACATATGGCCCCCAAAGACTAAACTCAGTCTCCTATTCAAGCCTCGGTGCGTTTACTGTTGCTGAACACATTCAATGCATCTGGAAACACTCAGATGCATCAACAAAGTGGCTAGTGTCTTTAACAAAGTGCACCCACAGCATGTCCCTCTCAAGCATGTTGATGTGAACATAGCTTTACATTCATCTGCAAAATGTACCATCTAAAATTGTGTTTGAGTAACAATCGTTCttattggggaaaaaaaacaacaacattcagGATATCACAATGTTGCTGATAAAAATGCACTTTTAGAAACACTGAAGCCAAATGCAAGAACCATCAGGCTCATTTGTGCACAAACGTTTAAACTTTAAACCCCCAAGCTGCAAACTGACAGACGGTCTACGAGCAGCTCAACCTGTACAAAAACACTGTAGAAAACATGACACCATCAGCAGTGTCATTTACATTTGGGCAGAAGTGCGTTTACCCACAAGAAACTCTACACCCACTCTAATCCCTCCCATAGTTCAGCACTCCTCCACCACGGTACCAGCCGAGGAGGAGTACAGTTTTTTCTTGACAAGACGGAAACCTGGACTCAACTTAAGCACATGCCTGAAAGTAGGGGCAAAGCAGGTTCCCATAAAGAGGAAGTCCCGTAGGCTGGGCCAGGCGGTGCCGTCCTGCTTGAACACAAGAGTCAACTCAAACGTGGGCACCACGGTGGCATCGTACACGATGCGCTCCAGCCGCTTGCAGCCCTTGTCCAGCTCCAGGTGGACGTAGAGGACGCAGCCGCGCAGGCCGCAGGGCTCGCACGACGCCAGCCGCAGGACCTCGCAAGCTATTCTCCGAGTTAGCTTC
The genomic region above belongs to Hippoglossus hippoglossus isolate fHipHip1 chromosome 18, fHipHip1.pri, whole genome shotgun sequence and contains:
- the LOC117752266 gene encoding DNA damage-inducible transcript 4-like protein; its protein translation is MVATSTLKTKSSECISDLVDRRCDQSCIEKELDFWDHCLAEPHRNADVAEDRTCQQLAKQFENCLSRAKKTTLHCSSVLVPEKLTRRIACEVLRLASCEPCGLRGCVLYVHLELDKGCKRLERIVYDATVVPTFELTLVFKQDGTAWPSLRDFLFMGTCFAPTFRHVLKLSPGFRLVKKKLYSSSAGTVVEEC